A region of Myxococcus stipitatus DSM 14675 DNA encodes the following proteins:
- a CDS encoding rhomboid family intramembrane serine protease, which translates to MSSGPRHILDAPGGGPEGRGPSHSFGTPPPPQAPQPRPWVCYAIIGLCVGVFALEELGVLPSFSANKLPLGALYGPAVQAGQYWRLVAAAFEHGGILHLAFNMSVVVTLGFTLERGIGSLRFAGLSLVTALGASAFSLLFDFDKTMVGASGMILGWAGAMLPIATRQGRRELGTWLVQVAVLSLLPMVSWSGHLGGFLFGLPCGIAMRQGRRVYALALPIILFLTAVVALYAAHPERRGAF; encoded by the coding sequence ATGTCCTCCGGACCGCGACACATCCTCGACGCACCTGGCGGTGGGCCTGAAGGCCGAGGTCCGAGCCACTCGTTCGGCACTCCCCCACCGCCGCAGGCGCCGCAGCCCCGGCCTTGGGTCTGCTACGCCATCATCGGCCTGTGCGTCGGCGTGTTCGCGCTGGAGGAGCTCGGCGTGCTGCCGTCGTTCAGCGCCAACAAGCTCCCCCTGGGAGCCCTGTATGGCCCGGCGGTGCAGGCCGGACAGTACTGGCGGCTCGTGGCGGCGGCCTTCGAGCACGGCGGCATCCTCCACCTCGCCTTCAACATGTCCGTGGTGGTGACGCTGGGCTTCACGCTGGAGCGAGGCATCGGCAGCCTGCGCTTCGCGGGCCTGTCGCTCGTCACCGCGCTGGGCGCGTCCGCGTTCTCCCTGCTCTTCGACTTCGACAAGACGATGGTCGGAGCCTCGGGGATGATTCTGGGCTGGGCGGGCGCCATGCTCCCCATCGCCACCCGACAGGGCCGGCGAGAGTTGGGCACCTGGCTGGTGCAGGTGGCCGTGCTCAGCCTGCTCCCCATGGTGAGCTGGTCCGGCCACCTGGGTGGATTCCTTTTCGGTCTGCCGTGCGGAATCGCGATGCGGCAGGGGCGGCGCGTGTATGCGCTCGCGCTGCCCATCATCCTCTTCCTCACAGCAGTGGTGGCGCTCTACGCGGCCCACCCGGAACGACGCGGAGCCTTCTGA
- a CDS encoding TIGR00730 family Rossman fold protein, producing MDVRSICVFCGSRPGNHPEYTKAAEQLGTELGRRGITLVYGGASVGLMGTVASAALAAGGKVVGVLPQFLGKRELAYLGLTEFIRVDSMHERKALMASRSDAFIALPGGFGTLDELFEITTWAQLGLHGKPMGLLDTRGFFQPLVALARHMAQEGFVPEAQALPFAVSTSPSELVDRMMAGPTLQVTEKWLKRPEQT from the coding sequence ATGGACGTGCGCAGTATCTGTGTTTTCTGTGGTTCCCGGCCGGGCAACCACCCCGAGTACACCAAGGCGGCCGAGCAACTCGGCACGGAGCTGGGCCGGAGGGGAATCACCCTCGTCTACGGCGGCGCCAGCGTGGGGCTGATGGGCACCGTGGCCTCCGCCGCCCTGGCCGCGGGTGGCAAGGTGGTGGGAGTGCTGCCCCAGTTCCTGGGCAAGCGCGAGCTCGCATACTTGGGCCTCACGGAGTTCATCCGCGTGGACTCCATGCATGAGCGCAAGGCCCTCATGGCGTCGCGCTCGGATGCCTTCATCGCCCTGCCCGGCGGCTTCGGCACGCTGGATGAGCTGTTTGAAATCACCACCTGGGCGCAGCTGGGCCTGCACGGCAAGCCCATGGGCCTCTTGGACACGCGCGGCTTCTTCCAGCCGCTGGTGGCGCTCGCGCGGCACATGGCCCAGGAGGGCTTCGTCCCCGAGGCGCAGGCCCTGCCCTTCGCGGTGAGCACCTCTCCATCGGAGTTGGTGGACCGGATGATGGCCGGCCCCACGCTCCAGGTGACGGAGAAGTGGCTGAAGCGGCCCGAGCAGACGTGA